One stretch of Danio rerio strain Tuebingen ecotype United States chromosome 6, GRCz12tu, whole genome shotgun sequence DNA includes these proteins:
- the tgm2b gene encoding protein-glutamine gamma-glutamyltransferase 2, translating to MALDIGSWDLACKFNNTDHHTELNGTDRLIVRRGQAFTINLQLNSGSYQPGYSQINITAETGPDPQQQYGTRAVFSLSSEVDSSCWSAAVSSPPGESVCLSICAAPDAPIGHYTLTLDERIQIQFILLFNPWCPLDVVYMDNEEKLAEYVLAQDGIIFRGDAGYPVPLAWNFGQFEEGILDACFRILDMNPKHRRNPAKDCSGRRNVIYVTRVLSAMINSNDQDSGVLEGCWRDTFDGGVSPMSWGGSVQILRTWDRSSCLPVRYGQCWVFAAVACTVARAVGIPCRVVTNYYSAHDTNSNLLIERYVNEKGEVDHSSTRDMIWNYHCWVESWMGRSDLPPGFDGWQASDPTPQEKSEGVFCCGPVPVRAIKEGELTFKYDAPFVFAEVNADLVYFLKSKDGSTRKINYDQKVGQKISTKSVGRDEREDITHLYKYPEGSADERRVFEKANHQNKLLQEKQNTGLNITIKLSSGVRKGCDFDVFAIVTNGTAEEKKCRLVFASRAVSYNGVIGRECGFKDLLNVELPPGGERKVPLRLNYSKYCNNLTEDNLIRLGALLIDYSTRDAIMAMRDIVLDDPEIKIRILGEPKENRKLAAELTIQNPLPEALQSCCFTIEGANLTGGDSITHTLDSSIEPGQEAKAKIYFTPTQSGLRKLLVDFNSDKLGHVRGYRNVIIGK from the exons ATGG ctctgGACATCGGCTCATGGGATCTGGCGTGTAAATTTAATAACACGGACCACCACACGGAGCTGAACGGCACAGACCGGCTCATCGTGAGGAGAGGACAGGCCTTCACCATCAACCTGCAGCTCAACTCCGGCTCATACCAGCCCGGATACAGTCAGATCAACATCACTGCAGAGACTG GTCCTGATCCGCAGCAGCAATACGGCACCAGAGCCGTGTTCAGCCTGAGCTCAGAGGTGGACAGTTCATGTTGGAGCGCCGCCGTCTCCAGTCCACCAGGAgaatccgtctgtctgtccatctgcgCCGCTCCGGATGCTCCAATCGGACACTACACGCTGACTCTAGACGAGCGGATCCAGATCCAATTCATTCTGCTCTTCAATCCCTGGTGTCCAC TTGATGTGGTGTACATGGACAATGAGGAGAAGCTGGCGGAGTATGTTTTGGCTCAGGATGGCATCATCTTCAGGGGCGATGCCGGATACCCCGTCCCGCTGGCCTGGAACTTTGGACAG TTTGAGGAGGGAATCCTGGACGCGTGTTTCAGGATCCTCGACATGAACCCAAAACACAGAAGAAACCCTGCCAAAGACTGTTCTGGACGCAGAAACGTCATTTATGTCACCAGAGTGCTGAGTGCTATG ATCAACAGTAATGACCAGGATTCAGGGGTCCTGGAGGGCTGCTGGAGGGACACATTTGACGGCGGCGTGAGCCCCATGTCCTGGGGAGGAAGCGTTCAGATACTAAGGACGTGGGACAGGAGCTCGTGTCTGCCAGTGCGGTATGGCCAGTGCTGGGTGTTTGCAGCCGTCGCCTGCACAG tGGCTCGTGCTGTCGGGATCCCGTGCAGagttgtaacaaactattattcAGCCCACGACACCAACAGCAACCTGCTGATCGAGCGCTACGTCAACGAGAAAGGAGAAGTTGACCACAGCAGCACCAGAGACATGATATG GAACTATCACTGTTGGGTCGAGAGCTGGATGGGTCGTTCCGATCTCCCGCCGGGTTTCGATGGCTGGCAGGCAAGTGATCCAACGCCGCAGGAGAAAAGTGAAG GTGTGTTCTGCTGCGGGCCGGTTCCTGTACGGGCCATAAAAGAAGGAGAGCTCACCTTTAAATACGACGCCCCGTTCGTGTTCGCGGAGGTGAACGCAGATTTAGTGTACTTCCTCAAGTCTAAAGACGGGAGCACAAGAAAGATCAACTATGACCAGAAAGTGGGCCAGAAGATCAGCACCAAGAGCGTCGGCCGAGACGAGAGAGAAGACATCACACACCTCTACAAATACCCTGAAg GCTCAGCGGATGAGAGGCGAGTGTTTGAGAAAGCCAATCATCAGAATAAGCTGCTCCAGGAGAAGCAAAACACGGGTCTGAACATCACCATCAAACTGTCCAGCGGCGTCAGGAAGGGCTGCGACTTTGACGTGTTCGCCATCGTGACCAACGGCACAGCGGAGGAGAAGAAGTGTCGTCTGGTGTTCGCGTCCCGAGCGGTGTCGTATAACGGAGTGATCGGCAGAGAGTGCGGCTTTAAAGACTTGCTCAATGTGGAGCTGCCGCCTGGAGGAG AGAGGAAGGTTCCTCTGAGGCTGAACTACAGTAAATACTGCAATAACCTAACAGAAGATAACCTCATCCGTCTCGGGGCTCTGCTGATCGACTACAGCACCAGAGACGCCATCATGGCCATGCGGGACATCGTGCTGGACGACCCTGAGATCAAGATCAGg ATTCTGGGAGAACCCAAGGAGAACCGTAAGCTGGCGGCGGAGCTCACTATCCAGAACCCACTGCCTGAAGCCTTACAGAGCTGCTGCTTCACTATAGAGGGAGCAAACCTGACCGGTGGAGACAGCATCACACACAC ACTGGATTCCAGCATTGAACCGGGGCAGGAGGCCAAAGCCAAAATCTACTTCACTCCCACTCAGTCTGGCCTGCGCAAACTCCTCGTGGACTTCAACAGCGACAAGCTGGGCCACGTTCGAGGATACAGGAACGTCATCATCGGGAAATGA